In Candidatus Binatus sp., the DNA window CGCACCGGATGCTTCGACGTCATCTTCGTCAACGAACGCGCCGAAGTTACCGAAGGCGCGCGCACCAACCTGTTTATCCAGCGCGGCGCGGCTATCCTTACGCCGCCGCTCGAATGCGGGCTGCTGGATGGCACGCTGCGAAGATGGATGCTCGATAGTCAGGCGATGCGCACGCGTGAATGCGTGTTGACGGTGGCGGACCTGGCGTCGGCGGATCGTATTTTTCTCGGCAATTCCGTCCGCGGCCTGGTCGAAGTCTGCTTATAGCGCCACCTTTTACGCGCGCGATTCTTCTGAGCTACGACGCCTTGCTTTCGAGTGATTTTATTGGGAAAGAAATACGAACCCGTGGAAAAAAAGATCCGGGGTCCAGATATGACACTGAGAGGGATTGGGTCTTTTTACTGGACAGGGGCAAAGGCTAGCCCCTGCGGTTTCGCTTCGGTGGGGAAGATATGAAAAAGAGTTCGTTTCGAGTTCTTGTTCTCGCGGTTGTAGGTGTGGCTTTCGCGGCTGGTTCGGGGTTGGCGGCGGATGCGGGTGCGGCCGCATATAAGTTGGCGTCGACTTTGAAGGTCGGCGGCGACGGGGGATGGGACTACGCCACCCTCAGCGCTGACGGCCGGCTGCTATACGTCACGCGCACGACGCACACGATGGTGTTGGACGTATTGACGGGCAAGACCGTCGCGGATATCGGCGGACAGCAAAGATCTCACGGCGTAGCTCTCGTGGCGGACGCGGGGCGCGGATTTATCAGCGATGGCAAGGGCGCCTCGGTGCTGATCTTCGATCTGAAGACCAACGCGACCATCGGCAAAGTGGCGGCGTCGGATGACGCCGACTCGATCATCTATGACCCCGCCAGCGATCGCGTGCTGGTCTTCTGCGGCGATGCGCATCGGATGGTTGCGATAGCGCCCGACGTGAATCCAACCGGCGGGCAGGCGGCGGCGACGATCGATTTGGGCGGTTCGCCGGAGTTCGCGGTCGCGGACGGGAACGGCAAAGTGTACGTCAATATCGCAGACAAAGACGAAGTGGCGGTGGTCGATACGAAGGCGATGAAAGTCGTCGCGCGATGGCCGACTGGGCCGGGTCGCCGGCCGACCGGGATGTCGATGGATCGCGCGACGCGCCGCCTGTTCGTGGGTTGTCGAAATAACAAACTGATCGTGATGAACGCCGACGACGGGAAGATCGTTTCGGATTTTCCGATTGGCGCGTTCGTCGACGCGACCGCATTCTACAACGGGCTGGCATTCGCCAGTTGCGGCGATGGGACGTTGACGTTTATTCGCGAAGTGTCAGCGGACAAGTTCGAGCTTGCGCAGGTGGTGAAGACCGAGTTGGGCGCGCGGACGATGGCTGTCGATGCACGGAGCGGGACGGTCTATCTGCCAACCGCGGACCTGGCGTTTCCCGCACCGAGCGCGAGCGGGCTGCCTCCACGGCCGAAGCCGGTTGCCGGGACGTTCAGGATCCTGGTGATGAGCAGCAGGCAGGGGCCAGCTCCTGCGCCCTAGCCAGGAAGAAGATTCACACAGGAAGGGCGAAACGCAGTGCGGGTTCCGCTGACTCTGCTGCGCCCTTTCACCCGCTTTGGTACCGCGTACCTGATGCTTCCGCGGCGATCTATGCGCCGAATTGCTTGCGCACGGCCTCGAACGCTTGCTCGGTGACGGCCAACGTCTGCTCGAGGTCGCGCTCGGTGTGCGCAGCCGAGATGAACCAGTTGTGACGAGGCGCGACGTACACTCCGCTGCGCGCGCATGCGCCGCAGAAAACCTTCGCGCGATCATAATGACCCGCGTCGGCTTTGAACGTCATGTACGGCATCGCCGGCGGTCCGGAGTAGGTCACCTCGAACCCGGCGCTGCGCGCCTGCGCGAGCAGACCCGTGCGCAGCTTCTCGCCGATCGTGCGCATCCTCTCGATCCCGCCACCCGCCTGCAGCTCCTTGAGGTTCGCCAGGCTCGCCGCCATCGGCACGGCGCTGGTGAAGTACGATCCCGTAAAGAACACTTCCTGCGCTGCCTGCTTGAGGCTGTCGCGCCCAAGGCATGCGGCGAGCGGATAGCCGTTGGCGATCGCCTTGCAGTAAGTCGTCAGGTCGGGGCGCACGCCAAACAACTCGCCTGAGCCGCCCATGTGCAGGCGGAAGCCGGCGCGAACGTCGTCCAGGATGAAGACCATGCCGTTGTCGTCGCAGATTTTCCGCACGCCCGGCAGAAATCCTTCGACCGGCAACTCCGAGTCGTGTCCGGCGTCGTGCTTGAACGGCGACAGGATTACGCCCGCGATCTTGCCGCGGTTTTCCTCGACCGCATGGCGCAGGCTCTCGAGATCGTTGAATCGAAAATAAACCATGTTCGCGCGGTCTTCCGGCGTCAGTCCGCCGGGAAGCGGCGTGCACCATGCATGGGTGCCGTGGTAGGCGCCGGAGCACATTGCGATTTTCGGCCGCCCGGTCGCTTGACGCGCGACTTCGGTCGCCCAGGTGCATACGTCGGATCCGTTTTTCGCGAACACCGTCCAGTCGGCAAACGGCGTGATCGAGACAAGATGCTCCGCGAGATCGACCCACACCGGACCCGGCGCGTTGAAGCAGTTGCCGAGTTCCATCTGGCGGCGCGCGGCTTCCTCGACTTTGGGATGCCGATGGCCGAGCACGATTGGGCCGTATGAACATATGTAGTCGATGTACTCATTGCCATCGACGTCCCAAACGTGGGAACCCTCGCCGCGCGCGAAAAATGACGGGTAGGCGCCCCTGGTAAGCAGCAGCGGCGCCTGATGGCCGTAGATGCCGCCGGGAATAACTCTTTTGGCGCGCTCCATCAGCGCGTCACTATGCTCGAATGTGTAGGGTTTCACGGCAACTCCTGTGCGATGATTTTCGCCGCATTGCAAGTCTCGTCTGCTGCCGGGCAGACCGTCAGCGAGAATCCTATTTGCCGGCGCGAGCGTCAAGCCGGCAAAATCGAACGGGCCATGAGTTGCGCGACTCACAGCCCGTCTGCGAATGCGATCAAGCTTGACTAGTGGCGATATGCCGGATCGGCCGGCCGCTGCGATAGCGGCAGTGCGCCCACGCGCACCAGCTCGTCGCGCAGCTTGGCCCGCGACAGCGGCTTGCACAGGACCGCAGACGCGCCGAGTTGGTAGCTCTCCGCAATATCGCGGTCATAGAGCGAACTGGTGATAACGAACATCGGTACCGCCGTCAGCGCCTCATTCGCCCGCGTCGCCTGCAACACGGAGAAGCCGCCGTTGTCAGGCAAACGCAAATCCACCAGGAACAAATCCGGGCGATCGTGCTCGGTGAACTGCGCGATCATGAGCAATGCCTCGTCGGCATTCGACGCATGCACCAGCTCGATATCGTCGCCCAGCACCTGCCTGACTACAGTGAGCGCGATAAAAACGTGGTCCGGATTGTCTTCGACGAGAAAAATCCTGACCGCAGAATTCAACAGAGTCGGTTCTTGGCCTTGTTCCTTTTCCTTGTCTTGGTCGCTCATAATCCCCCCTCTCACCTGGCGAATCCGTGGCAGTTGGCTTCCAGAGCGTACCAGCTAAAGTTGCCTGGATGAAGCGGGTGAAGTCCCTTGTCGACTAATTATCTAATGATCATTCAATTGCCGTGCCATATCCCTCAGCGTTATATTCGAGTCGCGACATGACGAGGAATGACGCGCTTAATCGACCTATGATGCTGCGGAGCCAGTTGTAACCCTCGATGACCCGCGAATCCCCGATTTGGACGTTGAACATCAGTTCCATCCTGTATACCACTGCCGAATCTTCGATGCGCCACCTTCCCGCCAGCGATCGTTTGTGGCAATTTTGCTACATTCGTTACTCCGACTATACACATGCGACACATGGCATCAATCATTGATATTGCAAAATGAGTCACCGAGCCGATTCCAGATAGGGAAAGGATCGCAGCATTGGGAATCTTGGCGAACTTCCTGGATTCGAGTTTTTTTAAGCACCCCCTATTGCGAAAGTACACCGCTCTGGTCCATGAAGACCTGACGGCAACGTACTCGCGCGACATCCAGAAATGGCTTCTCGTCGCGCCTATCATCGGTATCTTGACCGGCCTCATCATTACCGGGATCGCCGTGCTCATTCTCGACGTCATCTGGGCGGCGCTCCTTCCTTACTATCTTGCTCATCACTGGGCAATCGTGGTCGGACTCGTCGCCGGCTTCTTCGTGACGGGGCTG includes these proteins:
- a CDS encoding aspartate aminotransferase family protein → MKPYTFEHSDALMERAKRVIPGGIYGHQAPLLLTRGAYPSFFARGEGSHVWDVDGNEYIDYICSYGPIVLGHRHPKVEEAARRQMELGNCFNAPGPVWVDLAEHLVSITPFADWTVFAKNGSDVCTWATEVARQATGRPKIAMCSGAYHGTHAWCTPLPGGLTPEDRANMVYFRFNDLESLRHAVEENRGKIAGVILSPFKHDAGHDSELPVEGFLPGVRKICDDNGMVFILDDVRAGFRLHMGGSGELFGVRPDLTTYCKAIANGYPLAACLGRDSLKQAAQEVFFTGSYFTSAVPMAASLANLKELQAGGGIERMRTIGEKLRTGLLAQARSAGFEVTYSGPPAMPYMTFKADAGHYDRAKVFCGACARSGVYVAPRHNWFISAAHTERDLEQTLAVTEQAFEAVRKQFGA
- a CDS encoding response regulator — protein: MSDQDKEKEQGQEPTLLNSAVRIFLVEDNPDHVFIALTVVRQVLGDDIELVHASNADEALLMIAQFTEHDRPDLFLVDLRLPDNGGFSVLQATRANEALTAVPMFVITSSLYDRDIAESYQLGASAVLCKPLSRAKLRDELVRVGALPLSQRPADPAYRH